From the genome of Miscanthus floridulus cultivar M001 chromosome 10, ASM1932011v1, whole genome shotgun sequence, one region includes:
- the LOC136485633 gene encoding cell number regulator 13-like isoform X2, with protein sequence MDIAKLAGVDAVKLVVMIVQAAQTVRHNKKTCQQLVHHVQIISDLLKKLQTPEMMEHPETRNGLNNLEEILREAYMLVTSCQNNNYVYHLFTGKKQADQFHILQNRMNSCLQVFPLISHIDTTDRLDKILEIIRPPCSQVVRNVPRLLAGCSSCDTRTEVYGEVKRCSLQLNCADVHALGELPLAEEATLQERAARDTRNQHGSKIQLWTHVRSSYHWRRCSACWYFCASQQLLLLLRGRRPCLKDA encoded by the exons ATGGACATCGCGAAGCTTGCAGGGGTTGATGCTGTCAAGCTTGTCGTGATGATTGTGCAGGCAGCTCAGACTGTTCGCCATAACAAGAAGACCTGCCAGCAGCTAGTCCACCATGTGCAGATAATCAGTGACCTCCTGAAAAAGCTGCAGACTCCAGAGATGATGGAACATCCAGAGACTAGGAACGGTCTTAACAATCTTGAAGAGATTCTTCGTGAGGCTTACATGCTTGTCACATCCTGCCAAAACAACAACTATGTATACCACCTCTTCACAGGGAAGAAGCAGGCAGATCAGTTCCATATTCTGCAGAATAGGATGAACTCGTGTCTCCAAGTTTTCCCACTCATCAGCCACATCGACACCACAGACCGCTTGGACAAAATTCTTGAAATCATACGGCCTCCATGCTCACAG GTTGTAAGAAATGTGCCAAGACTGCTTGCAGGTTGCTCATCTTGTGACACCAG GACTGAAGTGTATGGTGAAGTTAAAAGGTGCTCCCTCCAATTGAATTGCGCAG ATGTCCATGCCCTCGGTGAGCTCCCTCTGGCAGAGGAAGCAACGCTGCAGGAACGAGCAGCTCGGGATACTCGGAACCAACATGGGAGCAAGATACAGCTTTGGACTCATGTACGCTCGTCTTATCACTGGAGACGGTGTTCTGCTTGCTGGTACTTCTGTGCGTCGCAGCAGCTGTTGCTTCTGCTGCGCGGTCGTCGTCCTTGCCTCAAGGACGCCTAA
- the LOC136485633 gene encoding cell number regulator 13-like isoform X1, with product MDIAKLAGVDAVKLVVMIVQAAQTVRHNKKTCQQLVHHVQIISDLLKKLQTPEMMEHPETRNGLNNLEEILREAYMLVTSCQNNNYVYHLFTGKKQADQFHILQNRMNSCLQVFPLISHIDTTDRLDKILEIIRPPCSQVVRNVPRLLAGCSSCDTSCRTEVYGEVKRCSLQLNCADVHALGELPLAEEATLQERAARDTRNQHGSKIQLWTHVRSSYHWRRCSACWYFCASQQLLLLLRGRRPCLKDA from the exons ATGGACATCGCGAAGCTTGCAGGGGTTGATGCTGTCAAGCTTGTCGTGATGATTGTGCAGGCAGCTCAGACTGTTCGCCATAACAAGAAGACCTGCCAGCAGCTAGTCCACCATGTGCAGATAATCAGTGACCTCCTGAAAAAGCTGCAGACTCCAGAGATGATGGAACATCCAGAGACTAGGAACGGTCTTAACAATCTTGAAGAGATTCTTCGTGAGGCTTACATGCTTGTCACATCCTGCCAAAACAACAACTATGTATACCACCTCTTCACAGGGAAGAAGCAGGCAGATCAGTTCCATATTCTGCAGAATAGGATGAACTCGTGTCTCCAAGTTTTCCCACTCATCAGCCACATCGACACCACAGACCGCTTGGACAAAATTCTTGAAATCATACGGCCTCCATGCTCACAG GTTGTAAGAAATGTGCCAAGACTGCTTGCAGGTTGCTCATCTTGTGACACCAG TTGCAGGACTGAAGTGTATGGTGAAGTTAAAAGGTGCTCCCTCCAATTGAATTGCGCAG ATGTCCATGCCCTCGGTGAGCTCCCTCTGGCAGAGGAAGCAACGCTGCAGGAACGAGCAGCTCGGGATACTCGGAACCAACATGGGAGCAAGATACAGCTTTGGACTCATGTACGCTCGTCTTATCACTGGAGACGGTGTTCTGCTTGCTGGTACTTCTGTGCGTCGCAGCAGCTGTTGCTTCTGCTGCGCGGTCGTCGTCCTTGCCTCAAGGACGCCTAA